Proteins encoded together in one Catellatospora citrea window:
- a CDS encoding ABC transporter substrate-binding protein, whose protein sequence is MDHRSTSRATRAAAAAALGALLLTPALVACGSDEPEAAATSIEVVTRWTAGNSAAAAQKRVLDAYAAETGVTVNLTEGLETIDDQVENAVAAGKSPDLVIVNLFDKTLGWLDAGVTVPVDDYLKEWGLADKVKPTALNEWRVGGTADGKLQGLPFSGFSWPLWYNTDLLKKAGVDQVPATTDELIAAAGKLRAAGIGPVIVGGNDWTGQKLFYQIAQSYADAATMKTVMQKGGYCNTAPVMNGIKLFTQLRDAGVFVDNAAGLKADDMYATYYSGKAAIMPAGSWAYTESAASGTGIEKRTTLGGFPIPSGAAFTKPTAFQGFTGVGFMITKRGAEPGRIDNVRKLITKFYQDAAVGDFVKDASILPPTTGDFASYATDPLLAQSVGLDAKADYAVLPDVWIGAASDPIITVLTGAYGKSTPEQICADLDKATKG, encoded by the coding sequence ATGGACCATCGCTCCACCTCCAGGGCGACCCGGGCCGCAGCCGCGGCCGCCCTGGGCGCGCTCCTCCTGACTCCCGCACTGGTCGCCTGCGGCTCCGACGAACCCGAGGCCGCCGCCACCTCGATCGAGGTCGTCACCCGCTGGACGGCCGGCAACTCCGCGGCCGCCGCGCAGAAGCGCGTCCTGGACGCGTACGCCGCCGAGACCGGTGTCACCGTCAACCTCACCGAAGGCCTGGAGACCATCGACGACCAGGTCGAGAACGCCGTGGCGGCCGGCAAGTCGCCGGACCTGGTCATCGTCAACCTGTTCGACAAGACCCTGGGCTGGCTCGACGCGGGCGTGACCGTCCCGGTCGACGACTACCTCAAGGAATGGGGCCTGGCCGACAAGGTCAAGCCCACCGCGCTCAACGAGTGGCGGGTCGGCGGCACCGCCGACGGCAAGCTGCAGGGCCTGCCGTTCTCCGGCTTCAGCTGGCCGCTGTGGTACAACACCGACCTGCTCAAGAAGGCGGGTGTGGACCAGGTCCCCGCCACCACCGACGAGCTGATCGCCGCCGCGGGCAAGCTGCGCGCGGCCGGCATCGGGCCGGTCATCGTGGGCGGCAACGACTGGACCGGGCAGAAGTTGTTCTACCAGATCGCACAGTCCTACGCCGACGCCGCGACCATGAAGACCGTCATGCAGAAGGGCGGCTACTGCAACACCGCACCCGTCATGAACGGCATCAAGCTGTTCACCCAGCTGCGTGACGCGGGCGTGTTCGTCGACAACGCCGCCGGTCTCAAGGCCGACGACATGTACGCCACGTACTACTCCGGCAAGGCCGCGATCATGCCGGCCGGCTCCTGGGCGTACACCGAGTCGGCCGCGTCCGGCACCGGCATCGAGAAGCGCACCACGCTGGGCGGCTTCCCCATCCCGAGCGGGGCGGCCTTCACCAAGCCCACGGCCTTCCAGGGCTTCACCGGCGTCGGCTTCATGATCACCAAGCGGGGCGCCGAGCCCGGCCGCATCGACAACGTCCGCAAGCTGATCACGAAGTTCTACCAGGACGCGGCCGTCGGCGACTTCGTCAAGGACGCCAGCATCCTGCCGCCGACCACCGGCGACTTCGCGTCGTACGCCACCGATCCGCTGCTGGCGCAGTCGGTCGGCCTGGACGCCAAGGCCGACTACGCGGTGCTGCCCGACGTCTGGATCGGGGCCGCTTCCGACCCGATCATCACGGTGCTGACCGGTGCCTACGGCAAGTCGACCCCGGAGCAGATCTGCGCCGACCTCGACAAGGCCACGAAGGGCTGA
- a CDS encoding carbohydrate ABC transporter permease produces the protein MPSTSTLARPAGPGDTAVAHPPRANRRRRANSLQSARVLWLTVPSLLWFAAFAIGPLAAMFVIATMRWKGLLYEPTYVGAENIGRVLTDPTFHAAVRNSLIQVAVAVPIMIPLAFMLGYHLNTKPRGYRLLSVLYFSPGLISISITGMIFYGVLSPNGGVNGLLRGIGAESWATPWLADPGTALAALIAIDLWRGIGWTAVLFAARLASLPADVIEAAQIDGAGRMRTMWQIAFPMTLDYVRTLTMLQFLWTLFTSAALILLLTKGGPGTSSTTLSYLVYAKAFSQRDLGYSQVVGVALLILGIGGMILIRALLRSSKENTR, from the coding sequence ATGCCATCGACCAGCACGCTCGCCAGGCCCGCCGGGCCCGGTGACACCGCCGTCGCGCACCCGCCCCGCGCCAACCGGCGCCGGCGCGCCAACAGTCTGCAGTCCGCCCGCGTCCTCTGGCTGACCGTCCCGTCCCTGCTCTGGTTCGCCGCGTTCGCCATCGGCCCGCTCGCCGCGATGTTCGTCATCGCGACCATGCGTTGGAAAGGCCTGCTGTACGAGCCGACCTACGTCGGCGCCGAGAACATCGGCCGCGTCCTCACCGACCCGACGTTCCACGCCGCCGTCCGCAACAGCCTGATCCAGGTGGCCGTCGCCGTCCCGATCATGATCCCGCTGGCCTTCATGCTCGGCTACCACCTCAACACCAAGCCCCGCGGCTACCGCCTGCTGTCGGTGCTCTACTTCTCCCCCGGCCTCATCTCGATCTCCATCACCGGAATGATCTTCTACGGCGTGCTGTCGCCCAACGGCGGCGTCAACGGCCTGCTGCGCGGCATCGGCGCGGAATCCTGGGCCACCCCCTGGCTGGCCGACCCCGGCACCGCGCTGGCCGCCCTGATCGCCATCGACCTGTGGCGCGGCATCGGCTGGACCGCCGTCCTGTTCGCCGCCCGCCTGGCCAGCCTGCCCGCCGACGTCATCGAGGCCGCCCAGATCGACGGCGCGGGCCGTATGCGCACCATGTGGCAGATCGCCTTCCCGATGACCCTCGACTACGTCCGCACGCTCACGATGCTGCAGTTCCTGTGGACCCTGTTCACCTCGGCCGCCCTGATCCTCCTGCTCACCAAGGGCGGGCCCGGCACGTCGTCGACCACGCTGTCCTACCTGGTCTACGCGAAGGCCTTCTCACAACGCGACCTCGGCTACAGCCAGGTGGTCGGTGTCGCACTGCTCATCCTCGGCATCGGCGGCATGATCCTCATCCGCGCGCTGCTGCGCAGCTCCAAGGAGAACACCCGATGA
- a CDS encoding carbohydrate ABC transporter permease — MTPPNAARRGRATGRLAGTLSWAYALLLAAPLYYLVVSALKTNIEIFTQPFSLPADWLWENFGTAWQTADLGAALLNSALISVVAIAVTLGLSVPAAYALAYQDNRLSRLITGVFSAGFLIPPFAALIPTVILAIELGLFYTREFQMLFLPASALPLSVLLLTQFMRTVPPALVESAALDGAGHWRLLVSVYIPIAMPGIVSVTILQLLTFWNEYLFSLTITGTAADVRTAQVALPTLLSDATDFGVLAAGTVLTLLPVYVAYTMSSRRMQEALTAGAVKG, encoded by the coding sequence ATGACACCGCCGAACGCCGCCCGCCGCGGCCGCGCCACCGGCCGGCTGGCCGGCACCCTGTCCTGGGCGTACGCGCTGCTGCTCGCCGCACCGCTGTACTACCTGGTCGTCAGCGCCCTGAAGACCAACATCGAGATCTTCACCCAGCCCTTCTCCCTGCCCGCCGACTGGCTCTGGGAGAACTTCGGCACCGCCTGGCAGACCGCCGACCTCGGGGCCGCGCTGCTCAACTCCGCGCTGATCTCCGTCGTGGCCATCGCGGTGACCCTGGGCCTGTCGGTGCCCGCCGCGTACGCACTGGCGTACCAGGACAACCGGCTCTCCCGCCTGATCACCGGGGTGTTCTCGGCGGGCTTTCTCATCCCGCCGTTCGCCGCGCTGATCCCCACCGTGATCCTGGCGATCGAGCTGGGGCTGTTCTACACCCGCGAGTTCCAGATGCTGTTCCTGCCGGCCAGCGCCCTGCCGCTGTCCGTGCTGCTGCTCACCCAGTTCATGCGCACCGTGCCGCCGGCCCTGGTGGAGTCCGCGGCGCTGGACGGCGCCGGGCACTGGCGGCTGCTGGTCAGCGTCTACATCCCGATCGCCATGCCCGGCATCGTCAGCGTGACGATCCTGCAGCTGCTGACCTTCTGGAACGAGTACCTGTTCTCACTGACCATCACCGGCACCGCCGCCGACGTGCGCACCGCGCAGGTCGCGCTGCCCACGCTGCTGTCCGACGCGACCGACTTCGGCGTGCTGGCCGCCGGCACCGTCCTGACGCTGCTGCCGGTCTACGTCGCCTACACCATGTCCAGCCGACGCATGCAGGAAGCACTCACCGCGGGGGCGGTCAAGGGATGA